One genomic window of Cricetulus griseus strain 17A/GY chromosome 3, alternate assembly CriGri-PICRH-1.0, whole genome shotgun sequence includes the following:
- the Ascl2 gene encoding achaete-scute homolog 2, giving the protein MDGGSLPRLMPASPGVAGTCAARRRPASPELLRCSRRRRSGTTEAGGGSAAVARRNERERNRVKLVNLGFQALRQHVPHGGASKKLSKVETLRSAVEYIRALQRLLAEHDAVRAALAGGLLTSDTRPSAARAPPVTSPASASLSCTSSSPDRRGSSEPGSPRSAYSSEDSGCEGELSPVERELLDFSSWLGGY; this is encoded by the coding sequence ATGGACGGCGGCTCGCTGCCCCGACTCATGCCCGCCTCTCCTGGAGTCGCTGGGACCTGCGCTGCTCGGCGGAGACCCGCATCCCCGGAACTGCTGCGCTGCAGCCGCAGGCGGCGATCTGGCACAACCGAGGCTGGGGGCGGCTCGGCTGCCGTGGCACGCCGCAACGAGCGCGAACGCAACCGCGTGAAGCTGGTAAACTTGGGCTTCCAGGCGCTGCGGCAGCATGTGCCGCACGGCGGCGCCAGCAAGAAGCTGAGTAAGGTGGAGACGCTGCGCTCCGCGGTAGAATACATTCGTGCGCTGCAGCGGCTGCTTGCAGAGCACGACGCGGTGCGCGCCGCGCTTGCCGGGGGGCTGCTAACATCGGATACTCGGCCCTCGGCCGCCCGCGCGCCTCCCGTTACCTCCCCCGCCAGTGCGTCGCTGTCCTGCACCTCTTCATCCCCGGACCGCCGGGGCAGCTCGGAGCCTGGCTCACCGCGCTCCGCCTACTCGTCTGAGGACAGTGGCTGCGAGGGAGAGCTGAGTCCGGTGGAGCGCGAGCTGCTTGACTTTTCCAGCTGGTTAGGAGGCTACTGA